AAACCACCACTAAAACCTCCTTTTGATAGCACGGACGTATACATAACAGACACctggaaatattgaaaatatcaaatttcgcAAAACCACTTATTCTTTATATTCACCGAAAATGACAGAATAATCGTATTAATtatagaatgaattccaattgaaaCTACATTGTAAATTAATCGGAGAAGCAATATAGATTTGACATAAATTTCTCAAACTTTAAGCAAAACAACGTCATTCATTAAATATGTAGGGTGTGGTGAGAATTTTAATACTGCAATGCAGCTATAAGTTAGGTTTGgttgaaattttattgatattttctgGCAAACTGAGCTgataacaaattataaaaaGTCAAGATTCTCAGCATCCCGGATTTTCAGATTCCTTATTACTCGCTGTGGTTTGCTAGGAGTACTTTGTTTTGTTCTGGTGTTTCAATTGTGTCCATTTGACTTAGATATACTTATCCGGCATGGTGTCTTTTGTATCCTTTGGTTTTGACGGATTTCCGATGTGCCTTAAacgatacattttatatgtcaGTATGCACTATTACCTTGCCCTTCAAGCCTTGATGAGATGTTCAGGAAGTAATAATTCGGGACGCCTAACATAAAATAACGTTTAATATCTTACCTGCGTAGAGTATTCGATAAATAACATTGTCCTTCAGCAGAAGACTGTTTGTACCCGATACGCCAATGGCTGGCGAATAACTATTGACGAAGGAACATTTTGTGACAGAGGACGGACGCAAATCGTTGACTTCTCCGAGATCAAGAAAGGCTAGTGACCAGCGTGGATCATATTCCTCATTAAATCCATCTTGACCcatgtagcagaactggacatTAGAAAACCGACCATAGCCTGTGAAAAAGACAGGACAAACAATTTAGGGTTTGGGTTATTACTTGATAAGTACCTACTTATACTTTAAAGTATCATTTACAAAATTGTAATCAAGTTTTAACGACTACTTTTAAGACATTTTATGCGTTTAGCTTCTattgatatgattttaaaatgatttctgCTTAGCTCAGCATAATGTTCCTGGGTCATTACGGAACGTTTTCAGTAAGTTGTGGCTAGGTGGCATGTCTAAAGAAATGATTATACCGCCAAGGAGTCTGTCAGTGACCAGATGGAATGTCAAGTAGGTGATGATATCACAATTGAGTCCGTCAGTGACCAAGTGATATGTCAAGGTTGTTGGATCACAATTGAGTCCGTAAGTGACCAGGTGGAATGTCAATGTGACTACACCACAAATAAGTCCGTCGGTAGGATGGAAAGGTGATGACACAAACATGCGTCTGTCtttaatgaccttgacaatgcgtgaaacaatacaaagttaAATCATGTTATTAAAATGATTATGACGATCAAAAGAGGAAACAAATACACAGTGAAATTACGAGATATGGTCtacaatatataaattcaatcattttgtgaaaataatatTGGCAAGGATGTAATAGACGATTTAAGTGTGAACTGTTTTAAACGTTAATTTTTAAACGTTTTGTCCGTTAATTGGTCAGTATACCACGATAATAACCAATCAAAACCAACGTATCCTTATCAATACCACAATTGCAAGTTATAACCTCAAATTACTAACTTACCAGTACCGTCGTCATTGGTGCCAATGAGAACGCGGCCTCCAAATGCCTGTTTGTCCTGGTCTGAGTAACGTTCGCCACAAATCTTTATATTACGGGTCAGGAGCCCCACCTCAGCCGACATGGCGATATTTAAATCCCCTATATTCTCCGTGATTCCTGGTGCAATTGAAACGGATTAACGTTAACCTCCAGTCAAAATAACACCCTGAGTAATCTTGGTGTTAATTTCTGGTTATGcaaaatatcttaatattaGCGTCACTACGGAAATATGATGTATTTCTCATGTATTATATTCACAGGTAAACAATGAAAGTATAGTTAAAAGCTTACCACTGTGTACATATTGAATTGAAGCATTCAAATTTAGAGTTTTCCGGTCGGTCGATATTGAAGTGATTCTGAATGTCTCGGATTCCCACATGTCATAACTTGTTGGTGCCACAACGATTTCACTGCCAATGTCCCATGCAACCGACTCTGACAGAGTTATTGACGTAGCTCCTGGGTTAACAGTGCTGGCGAGAGTGGTCCACGGTACGCCCACATCTTGTCCGTGCATCTCCACCGCTCCCCATGACACTGTATAAGGGGATTTCACAAAGACATTACCACCTTATGTGttaatatgtttacatttaGTATTAGTAAGCCAAACTGCATCATACGgttgtttggtccttctagtaCTAGTCAGTAATTAAAGGGGCCTAAGGTTCTGATGCCAATAGGCGATCAAAATCGAAATAGGAATAAGTTAATTCAATCTCGACGTGGATAAGCAAAATACACATACTTTAGTCTAGTTGATAATATTGGATTTCTTAAGAACGGCTAGTCATATAATCGATCTTAGCGTCCAGTATTGTATGACTTTATCTTCGTCggagttttgttttgtattatcCTCTCAAACTTTTCTGTTATTTTCTGTCGTTACGTTTTAAAATATGTCTGTGTCAACATTGGTTATGTAAAACTAGAAGCAATGACGAACCTAAAAATTCCTATTGATCTAGATATCTACAGTTAAAAAGGCTTTTAAATCGCCTTTCTGCTGTTTTAGTCATTACCTTAAATGTATGTGACAAAGCAGCAATGGAACAATGGGCTCAAACATAAGACATATCAGGACACGTATTTCATCACATAACAATGGATCGATGGGCTCCGATATAAGAAGTATAAGGAAACAAATTTCTTTTGTCTAAATTAAAGATGTCCCATGTTGCTCCTTTTTTTTCCTGAACAGTGTTCAAATTGATAACCGGAAAACAAagtaaaacatatatagacatttgCGAACATTCATTACAGAAATGATTAGAAATCAAACTACCatcattttgtttaatattcAACAAAAATCCACCTATAAATATAATTCTTAAGTTAAATTTCCAGAAGTTTTTAGCAATATTTTGTTCGAGATTTTACGGAATAAATAATTAGCAGGCGGAATGACGACAGACCACGGACGGAAAGCATGATTATTGGGCTCGGTATGTGCGAGAAGTGGAATAGGACATTTTTCTTAATTCTGGCCCTGCAAAATATCAATCAGAATTCGTCAATTTTCCTTGATGATAAAGTTGGGCGctactttttttcttttcttttcaaataatcAAGCGGATGAACCGACGAACGATAATCAAATAGGTATGACCCAATGTTTTACGAAAGATACGATATATGGCAGACGGACCTCAGATGAAAGGCAGTAAAATTGTACACCATCTGATTATGGTGGGCTTGAACATAACAAACTATCTACAAAAGAAGTGCCAAGGCTGGTTTATATTcaattttttcccttttctaCACAACCTTTATCGATTGATATAATCTAACATACCAAATGACTTTGCTCCTTTAGGCGGCCCACCACGTCCTCCAAACTCTGCGCTGTTGTGAGCCCCTCTAAGAATTAATTCAAATTCACCGGTGAAAGGAGAATTTTCCCAGCCGACGACCAGGCGACCACTACCTGCCACCTCTAGGTGCCGCAATGAGACGGAATGTGTTCCACTTCCGGAGAATGACTGGTCGACGAATTCCAGTGAACCTTCTATGGTCAGTACATCCAGACTGATATGTAGATCAACAGCCACAACCCAGAAATCTAATGTGACCGAAAAAACACACTATCAACAATAACAATTACAATGTGGTCAAAACTTTTACGTTAAAATGACACAAATACAACAATACGCAATCAACAATCAATGTTAACGACGGTTTTCTGAGAATTAAGGAAACTCTTAATAAAACTGCAATATTAACTCCGTATGGGGTTTATATTGGTATCATATTCGATACTCTGGTTGTTGCATTTTGATTCAGTAATTACCTATAGGTATAGTAACGTTGCTTCCTTCGGTTGGTACAGCTGCACCGATATCACTCCATGTGTTAGTATCGTTCCACAATAAATATCTGTTTGGACGAGAGGTCACTGGAGGGTCAGTACCAACGGCAGGGGGAGGAATGCACTTCTCGTAATAACACCGCAACGCCTGGAAATTTACAGGTCTGTCGATCCTCTCGTCAAGATCATCTCCCGATACTACAGgttaaaatcaaacattatttattCTTAATTTCTTCTATTTAACGTTATTAAAAAAGGTAACaaattttatcataaattaGATCATGCTTATTGCATCATGCAGAAAACAgataaatgtgtatatatagccGACAATGACAAGAGAGAGATATACAAAACAAGCAATCGACGGCATCCTCGTGTACGCTTTAATGCTGTGGAATCAGAACTGGGATAATGGCTGTTTTGATTCTATCATTCAACGTCCTCGCGCCAGCCAGGGTCGTATGTGGATGGATgtcaaatacatacatatacaagaAATCAATATACCGAAAGACGGAACAGCGAGCAAACAAGGAAGTATTGATATCACAATTGTTTTAATTGGGACAGACtacctttttttctttcttccgTGTCCCCTAAATAGCAGACAAGGCAGAATATTAATTTCAGCGAATACAGCAGGCCTTATTTTATGACATGTCGATGTCCGACGGATGGAATATACCATTAGGACACTAGATATGGGGACGATAATCATACAGTTGTACTACATATCTACTTACAATATACAGGAGTATTACATATCTACTTACAATATACAGGAGTATTACATATCTACTTACAATATACAGGAGTATTACATATCTACTTACAATATACAGGAGTATTACATATCTACTTACAATATACAGAGtattacatatctaattacaATATACAGAGTATTACATATCTACTTACAATATACAGGAGTATTACATATCTACTTACAACATACAGGGTATTACATATCTACTTACAATATACAGGAGTATTATATATCTACTAACAATATACagttgtattacatatatacttacAATATACAGGAGTATTACATATCTACTTACAATATACAGGAGTATTACATATCTACTTACAATATACAGGAGTATTACATATCTACTTACAATATACAGAGTATTACATATCTACTTACAATATACAGGAGtattacatatctaattacaATATACAGTTGTACTACATATTTACTTACAATATACAGTTGTACTACATATCTACTTACACTATACAGGAGTAGTACATATCTACTTACAATATACAGGAGTATTATATACCTACTTACAATATACAGAGTATTACATATCTACTTACAATATACAGGAGtattacatatctaattacaATATACAGTTGTACTACATATCTACTTTCAATATACAGGAGTATTACATATCTACTtacaatatacagtattattataCATAACTATTACAAAAAAACAGTcgtattacatatattataacacacaATAGTATTACAGATCCACTTACAACATTCAGTAGTGTTACAAATCTACTTACGACATTCAGTGGTAGTTACATGTTGAATACTTACTATAGTACTTTAACTTGTCACCATTATACATCCAGTCACCATTGCTGTGAACTCCCTGTACAAACGATGTTACATTGACTCCAGAAGAACCTCCAGAGGACACTACATTGACAAAATCAGGAACCGTGTTCACACTTTGTACGATCGTTAGAGAGTCTCCGTTctgtaaatgataaaaataaatcgTCAAAAAAAGATGGGGGGACAAGTAGATGAACAACGCTTTTGGTATAGATATGGGGacaaaaaaatgaacatttagTATAGATATGGGGGACAAACAGATAGACAACGCTTTTAGTATAGATATGGGGACAAACAGATGAACAATGCTTTTAGTATAGATATGAATATTGTTAAATATGACACGTCGTGAATACGAATTTACAAAGAAAGAGACACAGAAAGAGCACattattgtatgtgtgtgtgtgtgagagggggcagaggggggagggggtagaGAGAGGGGGCGGAGAGAGAGGGGGCAGAGAGAGATGGGGCGGATAGAGAGACACGGGgtaaagagagagagaaacacACACAGAAAGAGCACAGTATTGTGtgtatgagagagagagaggcaGAGAGAGAGGCAAAGAGAGAGGCAGAGAAAGACAGAGGAGGAAAATGAGAGAGGggcagagagagagagagacaaaCACGCACACAGAAAGAGCACagtattgtgtgtgtgtgtgtgtgtgtgtgtgtgtgtgtgtgtgtgagagagagagagagagaaagagagagaggcagagagagagagaggcaGAGAGAGAGAGGGGCAGATAGAGAGTACAGTTTACCTTGAACTGGTCAAAGCGTGCAGTGTAACTGATGTTAGTCAAGTGACCGGCATTTTCAAACTCGAATTCGGTCTCTAACCCGTCCGGTACTAAGCCCATCCAGCCCCGCGGGTGTGTCACTCTCTTTTTCATATATGGGTAAATGGCTTCACCGTACATGTTTCTTATAATCAAGGATTTGTACATGATTGATGTTGGCACAATGTTGTTGAGTGCAAACCGATGAAATGTCACAGATaaaggacagacactaccattGACAGGGCCCAGCGAAAAGGAGTCCTTGTGTACACACGAAGGCGGATTTGTCCCTGCCGTTGTTACAATCACCCCTCCATTAGGAAAGGATCCGTCACTGATGAAAGTCCCGTCACTGTCGACGATATATCCCTCAGCTAACCAACGATATTTTACACGGTTTGGTGAATTGATAAGAACGGTTTCTGATATTGTAGTTTTAAATCCACCACATTCGATGGAGCATGTTCCCTGCACACTTGTGAATACAATACATACGGGTTCACAGCTGCCGTAGGTCACGTGATTTATGAAAGTGTTACCTTTGAGTTCCATCCTATGTCCGTTATAAGGCAATACGACCGAATGACTCGAACAGCTGTTGGTGTCTGTCGTGGTACTGTAGGCAATAAAGATAGAATTACTTATCATCGGCTTACTTCCATCTTTAATCAGTTTCCCTTCGAAATTGGCAGCTGTATTGTCAGCAAGTACAAATCTGTCAAACACAATAGATCCACCTTCTACCCATTCCGCTCCTTTATCACAGTTCCAAAATGTAGAATTCCGGAAAACAGCCGGCTCGTCTTCGGTACTCCCACAGGCACCAGTCTTCTTTGGTGTGTACTTCTGAAATAACCACAAACCCATCCTCCCGAACGAATGAGCAGAATTATTAGTAAATTCACCCAGTGGAACAAGCCGTGGGCATGAATGTTTCGTGAAAGACTGACCGTCCGGATGGTCATGCATTCGGTACCAGAATCCGAAATGTGAGCCTCCGGCTGCAGCATTATGTCTCACGGTGTTGTTCGGATTGGTAACCCAATATGCCGCGGGAGTCACATCGTCATTGAGAAGGCTAGTGCTCGGTTTgactttcacatttaaattgTACTGCAGAATATTGCCGATCTCAACACCATCTTCCAGGAACAAGGCTCCTGTATAAAGATATGGAGTTACTCAATTAAGAGATAATCTTACGGAACTGAATTCTTCactacaatatataattatggtACTTCCGGTCTTGATGGATATTTTACAGCGAGTTTATTTTGCGGTGCAATTGGGAACTAAAATACAGGTTTAATAGTAGAGAGAGAAGGGGTCGGCTATAATATACACCCTTGTTCTCAAAGCATGTGTACCTGTTTTGTCCACAATTGATTGGTCCTATTGACCTGTAAGGTGTAGATGGGCCTTAATGTAATAACAATAAAGTTGATGTATTTGCTGATACAGTAGGGTTTCAGATTGATTTGTATGGTCCGTTTTCTTTATTGTGTAATACCGTTAAAACCTGCAGATATATTTGGTCATCAAAACTATGTGTCTGGTTTAAACTATCACTGATTGTTTacttatgtatataaaatgggTACTAAATTTGGTTACACTACCCGTCGGGTTCAAAACAATACGGAtggtttagttttgtatataaaatgggTACTAAATTGGTCACACTGTCTGTTCACATACgtgtaaatattgttatattttggatGTAAAATCTAtgcatatattatttttatattgaagTCCTCTTTTACGTTTATTTTGATAAGTatatgttctatgtctatattaATTGTTCGTTTTGTACATCTATATACTAAACTTTTATTTCCGTTTaagatttataaaacaaaattgatgtATTACCTCCCATAACATCGAATATGACGTTGTGTTCCACCAGGAGATAGTTGGTGCCGTGGATGACGATAGCTCTGTTAAACGCCTTATGTATGGAACACCCTCTGACGTAGGAGTCCGACTCGTCGCCATTTATGTGGAAGTGTACAGGATATCTTCCAAGCCTGCAGTATCGAATCACAGACAGATACATTTgttttatcctaaaataagtgTTAGTTATGGTCATTTTAGGGCAGCCTCCCATGTGTGTGAGGTACAGGCGTGTGGTAAActgagtgtgttttgggagactgcgaACTTGTCTGGCGAGTGTGGTTATTTTGTGGTATCCGGTAGCAGACATTAGTCGAATACTATCGAGTATTCTAAATGATCTTAACAATATTAGCATTTCTTAGTTATTACGATGCATTCTTAAGACTCAAAAGGCTCTTCGTGCACAGTATGTGAAGTATTGGTTCAAAATACCGCGTCACCTAAAAGTGATAATTGATGAATGTTACCTGAACGCCTGTCCTACATGGACAAACTCGACATTACTAATTCTTGCCGTTACTGGGAGATCGGCCAATCCATGAATCAATACAGTTCCACCAAATTCATCACTCCCATCCTCTTCGCCAAACACGCCTTGAAAGCACGACTGGACCTTGAACTCTCCTGGGAACGTCAATGATTTATTACGTGACATGACAGCCATATACAAGAggtttacatatataatgttatctaACACAATCTAATCGAGTAAGGGACAGTGGGAAACTCGTTAATCCATCCATGCTCGTCACAAATTAGATGAGACATTTGACTATCTTAAGAGagtcatattttatttgtatttatttttatccttgaatgtaaatgaaatagattttaaataaatcattgcCATGTTTGTAGCTACcaacatttttgaaattgtataGGCGCATTAGCTGATAGTAATTTTCGTTCCAGTAcgttaagtttatatatacagacagttACCTGCATTAAAGTTTCTAGGACAGGCTGGTATGGTTTCTTTCCATTGACCATCAATACTGCCTTTGACTTTGATGTTGTGTGTGAGGAGACCTACTTCTCCCCGTAACTCGACCTTGATGTCACCAAACATCTCAGTTTCACCAATGTGTTTGTATTTCAGTTGTTCCGTGAAGGTTACTGTTTGTCTGTCCGGACTAACTTCGGCAATCTCCATCTTTTCCGTCTCGTGaaccttgaactttgacccagtAGTAGCTATAACTACCTCGTTCCCAGATTCCCAGTTAACTGGTTGCAAAAGAGTAACTTTGTTGCTGCCCGCCACAGCAGTAGACGCCAATTTACTCCAGCTTACTGGTTGCGGGGCGCCTAAGAATGCGAGAAGAGAGtgaaagtttttaaaaagtttttagTGTATCATATGCCCAATATCGTTacacataaacatatatattctgAAAGTTGTATGAACTAATGAAACACTTCGAAATCCCctataaaatagtatatattcGACAATGAgttaatatatgtatgtgaaaAGCTAATACATATAGACCGACAGCTATTCGATAGTTCAAAGTATTGTCTATAGTAAAATTGGAAAGGAATGACATGGTTTGTTGTTATAAAAGCTCCATGTATTACAGCTGTTCAAATTGGATAAAAGATAAGAACGAAACTCGTGTGTTACGAGATGTAGCTAGTTAAGGTAACGTATAGTATTACACTATTTTCCCAGACAAATATACATCTGTTTATACTGATAAAGGGTCCGTTTAACCCACTATATGCTGGCTGCATTGCTCTTTTTCTCCATAAAgaacaaaacaattacaataaTCTTTTTACCAAAAAGGCCCAGGGTTCCGTGTAAAAGACAAAGGCACTTGGACCCACAGAGTGGTAGTTCCTTATCCTTCATTCCACCATGAAGTGTGATTGTAACGGTATGACTAGCGTCATACGGCTCCTCTTCCGTACCAGCCTGCATATTCCAATAGAATGATATGCATATATGCATATAGTAAGTTTCTAACAATCAAACAGCACTATAATGGTCATCAAGGTAGAAAAGGTGAGTAACATTGGCAAAAcgaaacaatatcaaacaaacgAACATGTTAAAATGtggatatatattggtacaatCCTGTTTACTTCAGAACGAACTGGTTATCATTACCTAAATCATGTGTAACATGCCAACATCCTTCAGAATTTCGTCGATATGAACAGTTTCGAAAAGTAGCCTAGACTTAACAAGGTATTATAAAATCCTATTTTAGGAATTCCATCCAATGAAAACGTGTTTAACGGTAAATGAGTTATTACATGCATTGGGGCTGATGTTCACGCTTCAGTAAGTAGAAATATACATGGTTTTATAGGATTATATGGGTAACTAATGGCAGCAAggtaaacattaaaatataaccATTGACGCAATAACCGATAAGAACGTTATCCACAGGTATGGTACAGAAAACCTCACGCAACGTCTTGTAGGTTGGGAGGGAAGGAGTGAAAAGTGTGGCCGACTAACTGTGGAAGGAAACGGCTTACTTAGTGATTAATTATGAAAAATGCCCCtaaattaaaattgaacaaatgactTTCAGTGGCAAGAGCTTTGTGGGTATTGCGATAACCGTCACACTACATACACGTCTGGCTCCATTCAACGCTTTACAATCCTACAGCATCTCTCTTATCCAATTTTACCTAAGTATAACACACTGGCGTAATAAAATGTCTAAAGCGACTTCTCCACTCATTTTCACTGTGAAATTCCATATGGTGTTCCCGCTCAGGTGGAGTTCGTTTGTAAACACGTGACGTACCTGCATGGCTCCGTTGTCAGTGATGAGAATGTATTCCGCGTTTAAATTAATAGACGGTTTCGTCTCGTCAAATAACAGCTTACCGCCTGCAGatttagaaaacaaaatcatcatcaatTAGGCGCAAGGAGACATACGAGCTCTGCTTGGGCAAAACAATTGTAGTGCAGCAAAACATTACTTTCAAATTGCTTTGTCGCACTTCAAAAGTAAACACAACTCAAACAGTATTTTGatttagctgttgataggacgctaacaaaataaaactaaaccaaaccttgaATGAGAAGAACATTTAGTATCGGTGTATCCGTATCCAATAGAATGGTCTGGCCTTTCCCGATCACCACAAAATCCCCGGCAACAGGGAGTGGCTCATTTCCCCAGGTAAACGGCGATGACCATCGGTCTATATATTCAAAGTCATCCGTGGTCtacaaatcaaaatattgatatggagtctgaatattgataatttgaGTTGTCTTTTCTCATTGTAGGCGTGCTATAGTAGGGGTATTTTTGTGTATACTTATCTCCAGGGAGTGCCAGGGGTTTTCATCTTCTCATCGctattatattttgaaaatattaaaatgttgaacTTTATCGATTATGCTGTCATCTTATTGATCTGTAGCCAGCCACAAAAGTCGAGACAGAACCACAGAGTTGACGAACTAAAATCACTGTATAAAGATATACTGGTGTCTGACGAACTTTGACAACAGTATTACAAGTTGGGGCGGAAGTGAGAACACAATGCTGTTATTCTCAACAGAAAGTAAAACGAGCGCACTGTATAAAATACACACATAATAATAGTATGAGTGTCAGGGTTAAAATAGTACCCGGACGCTGGCATCACTTACCTGTTTCGCTGCCATTCCGTTACCAGAGATTTCCACCCGCACATCATTTTTGGCCGTGGTGCGGTGGGGACCTGTCTGACAAATGATCTTTGTTGGTATTACAGATTGAACCACACAGACAGATCCATTGATAGAGACTGATACATCGTCCAAGGTGGATCTGTAAATTAATTAGTCAAATTAAATGTCATTACTCTCATACTATGGGTTAAATTAATGGTCGCCAAAGATATCCTATTAGTTGACAAATACCGAGAATACCGTCATAACAATGAGACCTTATAGTAATCTATAAGGTAACATAGGTAATAACTCCTATACTCCGTATACTTGCCAGTGTATCATACAAAATTTAACAATAACTTATTCAAATTTAACAATAACTTATTCAGTTATTGTTAGCAAAGTCAAGGCCTTCGGATTAATTATATTCATGCACCTTTCTGTTTTGTACTGTATTGGTTTAGCATTATGGTGGCGGCAGTTTGCCCGTCATATTCATAGTGTTCCCGGTAAACTTACCCAAACCCTGTACCATTGATAGTTAGTGAGGTTCCCCCAGCTGTCCCCCCTCGGGTAGGAGTAATTCCGGTTATCGTTGGGGTCAGAGACAAATCGTAGGTATAGGCACCAGTCAATGATCTGGAAACCGTGTTCAGTTCAATCTTTATGTCACAAACTTCGGTCGAAccttaaatataaaatacattccGTCATCATTATATGACTCGTAAATGCGCCAGTCATGCTTGCCTGTTGTATCAAAATGTCGTGCACAACATATCATTCCATCATTACACAACATATCATCATTACACCACATCATTAGAAAACATACGATACCATCACAACATACCATCACTACACAACATACTAtacaatcataaaaaaacatactATACTATCACATCATATAATTTTATCAtcaccacacaacataccataacatcatttaagcattggtgtcattttttttagtttcatcggggtatgaaacacattttgtttgcaaacttctgtaagttgtttcataccccgatgaaactaaaaaaaattgacatcaacgcttataattaatttttgaaaatgattttctaatttaaaacatgctttatgtacaatttga
This genomic stretch from Pecten maximus chromosome 13, xPecMax1.1, whole genome shotgun sequence harbors:
- the LOC117341360 gene encoding fibrocystin-L-like, whose translation is MGLWLFQKYTPKKTGACGSTEDEPAVFRNSTFWNCDKGAEWVEGGSIVFDRFVLADNTAANFEGKLIKDGSKPMISNSIFIAYSTTTDTNSCSSHSVVLPYNGHRMELKGNTFINHVTYGSCEPVCIVFTSVQGTCSIECGGFKTTISETVLINSPNRVKYRWLAEGYIVDSDGTFISDGSFPNGGVIVTTAGTNPPSCVHKDSFSLGPVNGSVCPLSVTFHRFALNNIVPTSIMYKSLIIRNMYGEAIYPYMKKRVTHPRGWMGLVPDGLETEFEFENAGHLTNISYTARFDQFKNGDSLTIVQSVNTVPDFVNVVSSGGSSGVNVTSFVQGVHSNGDWMYNGDKLKYYISGDDLDERIDRPVNFQALRCYYEKCIPPPAVGTDPPVTSRPNRYLLWNDTNTWSDIGAAVPTEGSNVTIPIDFWVVAVDLHISLDVLTIEGSLEFVDQSFSGSGTHSVSLRHLEVAGSGRLVVGWENSPFTGEFELILRGAHNSAEFGGRGGPPKGAKSFVSWGAVEMHGQDVGVPWTTLASTVNPGATSITLSESVAWDIGSEIVVAPTSYDMWESETFRITSISTDRKTLNLNASIQYVHSGITENIGDLNIAMSAEVGLLTRNIKICGERYSDQDKQAFGGRVLIGTNDDGTGYGRFSNVQFCYMGQDGFNEEYDPRWSLAFLDLGEVNDLRPSSVTKCSFVNSYSPAIGVSGTNSLLLKDNVIYRILYAGMVISGADIQVVNNLLILLQWEGAYLNRSEPFNVRYNGLVDSLLSTNLTLVGNHAAGAERIAYHIVGEDCHAGVTQFRENVAHSSLIGVGLVAQDRPRKDCMQFSGFTIYRCFDYGVYLNQPASLIISDLISVDNGVGVFPIIYGPSATRHEYGDRSFKISNSTIVGRSSIFDCARDRKSNLINDNIRLSGQGRANQVDDGANIALVFGTFSSGSNMSPEKPFANIMSYQALFGETIVEAG